In the genome of Candidatus Oleimmundimicrobium sp., the window CACCTTCGCCCCGGCAATGCACAGGTGATTGCGACGCCCATCCGTGGCGGTGTTATCCACCAGAATCTCGAAACGGCCATCGCCATCCAGGTCGATGGTGTCGCGGGTGATAATGCCGCACACATTGGCGGCGATACCGTCACCCACCTGGGCGGGCAGTGCGCAGATGCTGAAATCCGTGGGAGGCTGGGCACTGAATTTGCCTGAAATGGTGTAGCGTAGCCCCTGGTCAACACTGGCAAAGCGATAGACGTTATCCGGGTTGTCCTGGCCAATGCGGCTGCCCGGCACGTCCAGCCCCAGCCACTGGTGGGCCATCGCGATGGTCCAGACAAAGCAGGGGCTGCGCGGCGTTTCGCTGGCGGCGATCAGCGCCGCATGGAGGCAATGCTCAGCGGCGCTCCGGGCAATCAGCCCGTCCTGATCCGCGAGCCGGGCATTGCGGTCCGCCTTGAACAGCGCGGTGATGCGGGCTTTGGCTGCGGCCATTTCCGGCCTGGCGCAAATGGCGAGGGCGCGCTCCTCCGCCAGTCGCTGTTGCGGGGTGGCGAGGACTGAACCTTCCATTCCCGATAGTGTGGCGGCAGGTACGACAGTTCTGTCTGTGGACATGGCTTTTTCCTTATATCCGTTGCTGTGGCAAATCACAGATCAAAGCGTGCGCAATAATCGGCAAATTGGCTGCGCAAACCTTCACGGGTCAAACCGAATTTATCCAGGGAATATTCGAATTTGCCGCGGCGGTCGGCCCGGAAGGCGGGATCGGCAACGCGATCCTTGATGCGCTTTTCGAAATACCCGGTAAAGGGCACACCGCTTTTTTCATAGATGGGGGCAATAACCGCCGCCGGATCGCTGACAAAATCCCGAAAGCGGATATGGTGAACGCGGGCATCATTGATGATGGGCTGGCTCATAAAAAAATCGCATCCGGCCTTGAGCTGTTCAACCATCGCCTGGGGTTCAACATTGTAAAGATCGCCATTGAATG includes:
- a CDS encoding sulfotransferase, with protein sequence QWKMPCKRWVGKGILHQYIMPSLLDVYPDAVCFWMHRSPEEYIASLLELLELQYKPFNGDLYNVEPQAMVEQLKAGCDFFMSQPIINDARVHHIRFRDFVSDPAAVIAPIYEKSGVPFTGYFEKRIKDRVADPAFRADRRGKFEYSLDKFGLTREGLRSQFADYCARFDL